A stretch of DNA from Arachis hypogaea cultivar Tifrunner chromosome 19, arahy.Tifrunner.gnm2.J5K5, whole genome shotgun sequence:
TTTTCCCTGGAGAAGAAGCCAAAACCAAGAAACAAGCAGAGATAAATGCGGCAAAGGTTGCTGTTACAATCTTAAATGAACAAAAAGGTAGTTTCATAGTTTTTCATTTTATAATATGTCAATAAATATAGATGCTGAGAACTGATCATCGTTGAAATGCAATAAGCGAATTTATAAATTCTTCTTCAGAGTTCCTACTATTGTTGTTGGTAGTGGTGGTATTGTTCTAAATGGAAATTTACTGCATTAATCTTTGAAGTAGTGACCTAATTCATTGTTTCCCTGACAGACCTTCTGAAGACGGCGAAGAGGGCCGAGTTAGATAAATTAGCAGCGTTTTCTCCTGCATCTCTTGCTGGTCTAGAGCAACTCCTTAATGACACTTATGTTAATCAGATCCAAGAACCAATTGATTATCACAAGAGAGTCGATCTAGTTCACAAATTCAATATGATTTCTCGGAAAATTTATGGTAACTATTTGTTCATTACTTCCTTCTTTGATAATTTGTTTGGATATTTCATAGGAGTTGCGCAGCATGACTGTATTTCCACATTCCCACATGAATGGATGTAATGCTACTAATTATGTAATCTTTCTTTAACTTAAGTATCAATTTTCTTCACAATTGTGGAATTGAAtactattttacttttttttttattaaaaaagcaACATAGGAAAAACAAGTAGTTCTTCGTATAGACCATTGAGGCATTGACTCTAAACCTTCATGATTCTTTTgccattttgattcactttagctcatttattttttttttgttctaagGATGTTATTTTGGAAAAGAAGCATCTTTTGCATTTAAATCTAATAGTTTCAATGTTAAGAGAATTGTGAAAACGCCATTTCTTGTACATCAATCATTTCACAAATTGAATGCTATTATCCGAGACGGATAATCCCCTTAttccaaaaacagaaaaaatgacCGTAATTCAAATTAATATGACCTTCTAGTTCTTGGTATACTTTCGCTTATTCTTTCTTCTATTATTGGTTGATTCAATGTTGGTTAGTTTCtagtctttttataaaaattgtcTCTCTAACTAAGATTCAGTCAATTTAGTGGTAACATCTCTACTACAATATACCAACTTCATTCTCTCAAGATATTGGATCTTTTAAAAAACATATTATTGGGATCAGTACCAAATTATTTTGGCAGGCATGCTTTCTAAAATTGAATCATTTGATTCATTCCATGTTCTCATTCCTATGGTTAGCTTCGCATTTGGGTTCAGTATTAATCTTATATATGTTACTTATTAAGAACTTTAAGTTGAACTATACACACTCCATGTGTGTTATTGaccttttatataataatttattcgaACCAGTGCCATCAGAGTTATTTATACTATTAGATTGCTGTCTTTAAATCTATCCCACAATTAATTGATGGAAAAGATTTTACAAGATATTAACAACTTGACACTGTTGGAATCTCTTGATCtttaaccaacttgggttggtcgagtggtcagctcactcgtccgcttaagtaagtgttGGAGGTTCAAATTCCGccgcatgcagcaacccattagaCCCTTAAATAGAGTTCAGATCCGCAACGAATTAGTActtgacctgtcgggttgggaGATACCATAGGCAACAACAAAAAAATCTCTTAATCTTTCAAACAACTTATTTTCAGGACAAATTTTTCAATTCatatctactttttttttttttttgaagttttgAACCTCTCATGCAATAATTTTAAAGGCAAAGTTTTACGGAGACCCAACTTCAAAGTTTCACAAACTTTAGTTatgtgaaaaatttaaaattttgtagatTACACTCACAAAGATGTCTATAAGATGAGAAATCAcactaaataaaaaacaaacaagagaagatgatgacgatgatgtttGCGACAAATTTTTGGATAGTGTTAATTGCAGTTTTCTTTAGTAGAAGATTTCGGCATTCATATTTCAAATGTTTAGGAAAATTCTATGACGTGGTGATCCAAAAGTTCAACTTTACTTTCTAAAGTATACATCATCAAAAGCTCTCGTAGTGGCAATCGTAAGTAACTtaactaatttttattcaaatttttaaattcggTGTAATATCTTTAATTCTCTATGGATATATTTTCTTCTATTCTTTGCATGCCAAAGGTTTATTCTTGTACTTAAAGGgtaattttaaaaaaacaaaaacacaatTTTTATTCACCTATGCCAACACTCAAAACATACACTTCTTGTATAGCTCACTTGCACCTTTGCTTCTCTCTCActtaggcttggtttggtaaagcttttgttttttaaaagtaacttataaaagctgtcttttaaaagaTAGCTTTTTAAAAGCTGCAGCACTTGCATttggtaaaatcaaattaaaaataacttttaataagtACAAGCACTATAATTATGTTTGGTAAAACAACTTTTAAAagttgaaaaaattataataaacatatttataacaaaaaataatttttttcaaattttttaaaaatttatataatattttaaaataaaataatgttaaaataaaaaattcataataaacataaatataataaataaattcttttattttttaactttaaaattttatataagtatcataaaaatttattttatcctaaatatcattactaaaaataaaaaataaaaaatatatgaagattaggttgaaaaataaaaaatatatgaagattgtgttagaatttgtgaaggtTAGGATGAGAAGTTAGAAATATACGAGGATTTCAATGGCAatataatagttaaaaaaatttggtAAGCATAAGTCAGCTTTGAAAAGCTCCctcttaggtgctttcaaaagcactCCTAACTTTTAAAAGCTATAAGTACAAGcacttgagctttttaatttaccaaacgcaaaatgacatgcttgtgcttttaaaaagcacaaacaCCTCTTAAAAAGGCTTTACCAAACTCAGCCTTAATTTTCACACTACACTATACAAGGAATTCTGAAGCATATTTCGGCTATCAAATCTCATTAAGCAAACTGTAGAAGAAGGTACTAAACTTTTAATCCTTCTAGAATTAGTGTTGATATTTCTTTCGTATACCTATTGTTCAAGGTAGGGTTAAGTATCCATTTTAAAGTATATATACACGTATAATGATGATAATAGCCAATTTAAAAATGCACCAAAATATTTATAAAGACCAAAATCATAAATCCATGCACTAGCTAGTTAATGAAATGCAAGTATAGACTGAGTTctgaccatatatatatatatactaaattacTAATACTCAAGTAAATTTGCAAggaattcttatttatctttgaCTCTCTACATAATTTGCAGGATTTGGGGGTGCATAATTATTTCGCTAAGTTACCAAGGTTTTCCACGtgtgttatcttttttttttttttttataagttagGAGTgagatttaaattctaaatttttaagtgaaaataaaaaaattatgtcatttaaacTATAAATTATTAGTTATAATAACCAGACATGTATTCAccagaattttattttaaagttattttaattatttgtcaATCATAAacactttatttttatctttttcatatgtTAAATTGAGTTGTGATAAAAATGTGTTGTTGGAATCGTAAATTAAGTTAaagttgtttttattatttaacaatatataataattttatattagcaATATATAtagctttttttaattattatagtgtAAATTATTATTGTTTTCCAATACGTTGCTTTTacactataataattaaaaaaaaaaagcactaatgcccaattttatttctttttaaaacaGTGTAGATAGATGTAGCAGGATTCTTTATGAATTTAGTGCACTTAGTTTCAATTTCATTACATACTTCTTTCATTTTAAGATCCTTGAagcaatttaaatatttaatacattCACAATTATATGTATCTATAATCTACTTTTAGATGGagtattttaaaaaggaaaatactaaaagattattaaaatttattgtttttggttattttagttaattttttattaatatttaaaagtataagataaagtatattattatattagtagactaaagaaattagactaaacaaattgaattgataattaagTAATAGTTAAAAATACTAAATTCTGAGTTTTGATGATTTCctagtatttttcttttagaaatgatgattttttatttttttggtgtagAATGATGAATTCCTTGTTGGCAGATGATATGATCgaatattctctttttctttgttaaGAAAAAAAAGGCCCGGAATATAACTTATTCCTCTCAGTATTGGATTTTGGGCTTTAATAAACTAAGATTTAGGCCCAAATGAATTTAAGCTCAAATATCAATCTAATCCTACTTGGCAAGCTGCttctatatatttattatgtGTAGAGAAACTTAATTTGCGAGAGTTTGACATTACTTACAATGAGTGCGTATAAAGATcacttacaaattattttaaaagagcTCTCGTAATAGTAATAAGGACCAGAATCATGTTCTTATAAAATACGAATTGAGCTTTTATCGCGTGTATTAATCTTCTTTAATAATGTATTGCTTTGTTATTAATTTGTTGATATTAAATTTGTAACATAATAGAGAACTtgaatgaaaattaaagaaatgtgTTTAGCTTTGAATCCTTCTCTCATATTAAATTGGGAGGATTCATTCCAAGTTTATATAATAATGACTAAACTTGTTTTGACTTTCTCAAGCTTCCATCATATATTGTTGTTATCTTTGCCCTCCTATCTTAAACACAGGACtttgaaattattaaaagatGCATCAAAATTGatgtttttatttatgaattggagtgtgtgatatcattgTGGAGGTGGAAGAGATTAATAAGATGTTTCAGAGTCATCCTTCAAttcatgtataatttaatttcacTTCTCAAATCTATCTATtactttcaatattttttttattgtacaaGTTGTACTAAGATTTAAGCTATTGATAATCACCATTATCATGTCACATTGACATAGTCCATGAATGGAGAAAAATGGGGTTGGACTTTCGGCATTATTAGTTAACAAAGGTAAAATAAaaggtttttagcattttttcatacatttttattatattgaaaatttttaaaaagtaatattattgtttattaaaatttttatttgtgacatccttaacatttttttctttatattagaATTGAGATTGAACGAGTCTAACTCAActcaaaaaactaatttaaagtgTGAGGAACGACTAACACTTATAAATctatttaggtagcgtttgttttaaggtactgagacagagactgagagactaagactcagtattatgtttgttggtttagagactggtATTAAAACTTTTGTCTCTgtccctaaaatttcagtatttcagtacatCCAAAAAGTAGGACACagtggactaaaatttttagagatggagactgaaactttaataacattttatacctaaaatatcttcatttcaattaattaattctaattttaccctttgtacaaattaaattagaatttcattcttgtttcaatttctgtctcactttgcaccaaacagaatattgagatttgtttcaatttctgtctcttaaTCTCTGTTTCTCAGTCTCAATCTTTCCGTCTCTATCTCTCCATCAAACGCTACCTTAAAGATTATACCATTCATATTTCATAGTCTTGTTAAAATTCACCTTGGAATAAATACGAGACTAGCCATAAAACCTGTGCATACACGCCACGCTAATAATATAATAGGTTGATAGATAATATTATGTCTTTAATACTCTTAAGAAATGAAAGAATTTGAGGCTACAAGTATATAAATATGGACACATGGTCATGGATATAGTTGAAGAAGTTAAATGAATTTTTCATATTGCACTTGTTTCACACTCTTAAAATAAATTCTCTGTAGAGAAAACTTTTGATACATATTTCCACTCATCACCAAAATCTTTTTGTTGTAAAACTAATATGGCTACTTCCTCTTTCTTTCAATAccatattcaaatttttttgctttctttattattGTGTAAAATTATGTGCACTTCCAAAATTATTCAGTGCGACGACAAGGACAAGAGCACATTGCTCAAGTTCAAATATGGAATCACTGATCCCTCTGGTGTACTTTCTTTATGGTCCATTAAGGAAACAAATTGTTGCCAATGGAAAGGAGTTCATTGTGATAACATCACTGGCAGAGTCACAAAGCTCAATCTTCATTGTCCAGAAATTTACTCTGATTACGGTCATAATCTTGACAAATCCCAGTGTCTAACAGGTGAACTCGACATGTCTTGTTTGTTTGATCttgaatttcttagttatttgGATTTGAGCAACAATGACTTCAACACCATCCAATATCATGGTCAGTGTAAAAACTCTTCCAACAATATCTACTATCTTAATTTATCAGATAATGATAATCTTCAAGCTGATAATATACTCCATTGGATTTCTAATCTTTCTTTTTTACACTATCTCGATCTCAGTGGCATTAATCTTCAAAAAGAAACTAATTGGCTTCAGTTAGTGACTATGCTTCCTTCACTTTCAGAGTTATATTTGGAGGATTGTAGACTTCAGAACATCTATCCATCCCTTCAATATGCCAATTTCACTGCGCTTAAAGTTCTTGATCTTTCTTACAATGAGTTTGTGTCTGAGCTACCAAGTTGGGTTTTCAATCTTAGTTCTAGTATCTCAATTGTAGAACTTTCCAATAATTTCATACATGGCCAACTTCCTCAAACACTACCACACTTTCAAAGCCTTGAAACCTTGTCTTTGTATAACAATGATCTCAATGGACTCATTCCAAATTGGGTGGGTCAACTTGAACAATTAAAAAGACTTGATCTTTCTGATAATTCATTCTCTGGTTCTATTTCTACAAGTTTAGGAAATCTGTCATCCTTAACTTACTTGAATTTGGCATTCAATGGTTTAACAGGAATTGTTTCTGAACAAAATTTTCTTTCCCTTTCAAAATTAAACCATTTAGTTTTGGGTTCACAATATTTGATCTTTGACTTTGATTCTGAATGGATCCCTCCTTTTCAACTTCAGTTTTTAGAATTGACTTATTTGACTTCTAATAAACTTCCATCATG
This window harbors:
- the LOC112775984 gene encoding uncharacterized protein — translated: MNAAKVALSFLKEQKGMTHSYKKLLQELVQKEGCSLPSYITKSSSNDHNSTFVVRVKVKGEVFPGEEAKTKKQAEINAAKVAVTILNEQKDLLKTAKRAELDKLAAFSPASLAGLEQLLNDTYVNQIQEPIDYHKRVDLVHKFNMISRKIYGNYLFITSFFDNLFGYFIGVAQHDCISTFPHEWM